A window of Nocardioidaceae bacterium genomic DNA:
AGCATCGCCTTCACCGCCGGCCACATCGCCTTCGGCGTCACAGCCATCAGGTTCGCGGCGTAGTGCGTCCTGCAGCGCTGCCACACCGCGCCGGGCAGGTTCGCTGCGACCGCGTCGACGAGGCCGGCGTGGGCGTCGGAGGTGACGAGCCCGACCCCAGCCAGGCCGCGGGCGACCAGGTCGGCGAAGAACTCGTTCCAGGCGGCCCCGGTCTCGCTGGTCGCGACGCGCATGCCGAGGACCTCGCGGTGCCCGTCGCCGTTCACGCCGGTCGCGACGAGCACGACGGCGTTGACCACGCGGCCGCCCTCGCGGACCTTCATCGTCAGGGCGTCGGCGGCGACGAAGGTGAACGGCCCGGCCCCGTCGAGGGGTCGGTGGCGGAACTCCTCGACGTGCTGGTCGAGCTCGACCGCCATCCGGGAGACCTGGGACTTCGAGAGCGAGTCGATGCCGAGCTGCTTGACGAGCTTGTCCATCCGGCGGGTCGAGACGCCGGCGAGGTAGCAGTCCGCCACGACGGTGATGAGCGCTGACTCTGCGCGCTTTCGGCGCTCGAGGAGCCATTCGGGAAAGTAGGTGCCCTTGCGGAGCTTGGGCACGGCGACGTCGACGGTGCCGACGCGGGTGTCCAGCGGCCGGTGCCGGTAGCCGTTGCGCTGAGACGTGCGACCAGCGCTGGGGCGGCCATACTCGGCGCCGACCACGGCGTCGGCGTCGGCAGAGAGCAGTGCGTTGATCATCGTCTGCAGCAGCTGCCGCAACAGGTCAGGGCTCGCCTCGCCCAGGGCTTCTTCGAGGAGGCCTGCAGGGTCGACAATGTGTGGAGCGGTCATCGTGGGGTCCGTTCGAGAGAGCTGTGAGAGGTGAACTCGAAGGATCACGTGGTGGCCGCGTCCTCGTCCGGCCCCATGCCGGTGACGATCTGGGCGACCTCGCGCTACACCACTATCGGGGACTCAACTACGAGGTTCGAGGTCGACGCGTCGGCGCGCGCCGAGAAGCGCTGCGCGATCGCGAAGCGTCAGGATGATCTGGTTCCGGGCCTGCAGCACCGGCGTGATGCTCTCCGGCTGGAGCGTTGAACGCTGCGTGACCAGATGTTGCAGGGCGAGAGCGGCGAACTCCTGATACGGCCCGTACGACTCGGTCACGACGACGCTGCTCCCTGGAGGAACAGCAGGGCCCGCATCCAGCGTGATCGTGTGGCTGCGTCGATGGTCTCGGCGAGCAGGTGCTCAGCGGCTTCGGAGGCGCGATCGAGAGCGTCTTCGATCGGCATGCGCGCCACCGATACCGGTGGGACGTCGAGCTCGCGGCCTTCGACGAGCTCGTTGTACGCCTCCATCACCAGGAGCTGCCGGAACAGCGGCATCTCGTCAGCCTCGATAACGTACGCGCAGTGGTTGACGGCGTCGACCCAAGGGGTGTCCATGACTGCTCCTCTCGTCCCGAGAAGCGTCGGATTTCCGCGTACGCGGCAGAAGCGGTCTCGTGTTGCGTTGCCGCGCGGCTGCGACGGCAACCGGCGCTACCCGTCGATGCGGGTAGCGTCGGACTTCATGGACGACGAGCGCGACGAAGCGCGGCTGGACACGTCAGTTGATGGCTCGGGGGAGGTCTCGCGTCGGTGGGACGCGTTCAGCTCGCGCACCGTCTATGACGGCCCGCCCTGGCTTCGCGTCGAACTCGTCGACGTGCAGACCCCCACCGGTCGACGGTTCGAGCATCACGTCGTGCGGATGCAGCGCGTCGTGGTCTGCGTCCCTCTCAGCGATCCCGGCGACTCAGTGCTGATGATGCGCCGCCACCGCTTCGTCGACGACTCCTGGGGGTGGGAGCTGCCGACCGGCATCGTCGAGGCAGGCGAAGACCCCGCGGCGGCTGCCGTGCGCGAGCTGCGGGAGGAGACCGGCTGGCAGGCCACCGGATGCACCGAGGCTCTCACCTTTCAGCCGATGCTGGGGATCGCCGACAGTCCGCATCAAGTGTTCGTGCTCGACGGCCTCTCCCACGCGGGCGAGCCCACGGATGCCGAGGAAGCGGGCGCGACCCGCTGGGTCGAGGTTGACGAACTCCTCGCGATGGTGAGCGGCGGCGAGATCCGCGACGGCGCGTCGGTCACCGCAGTGCTCTACCTGCTGGCCTCTCGGACTGCCTGAGCCGGCTACATCTTCTCGCGTCGCAGCGTGGCGACCCGGCCGAGCTGCCGGAGCGAGCCGATCTTGTGTGCGCTCGCTTCGGCGTCTCTGAGCTCGATGTCGGCTCGCTCGCGGTCGCCGGTCAGAAGAGCGCACTGGGCGAGGTCGACGCCCAGCGACACGGCCGCTCGGGTGAACGTCTTGTCCATGTCGCTGCGCGCCTGCCGCAGCAGGCTGTCGGCCGCGACGTCGCCCATCATTGCCAGGCTGTGACCGGTCCACCGGTGAAGGTGGACGTCGTTGAAGACCAGGTACGTCGGACGGTCACCGTCGAGGGCGGGGGAGAGCCGCTCGGCGAGCGCGAGTGCGGAGCGCGCCTCGGTAGCCTTGCCGGCGTGCGCGAGCATCTCGCCCACGGCCGAGACGAGCCAGCACCGCAGCGCGCCGCCGACGTCGTTCTTGAACGTCCCCCACACGTCGTGGGCGAGCTGAGCAGCGTCGTCGAGGTAGCCGAGATCGGCGAGCACGTGCGCCATCTCCATGCGTACGAAGGCGTGCAGCTCGCGGTCGCCCGCAGCGCTCGCGGCGCGGTTGGCGGTCTCGTAGAGCCGGTAGGACTGCTGCAGCCCGCCCAGGTCGAGGGCCTGCCAGGCAGCGAGAGCGGCGGCATCGGCGAGCAGGCGTGCGTACGCCGCACGAACGGCGTCGAAGGCGGCGAAGTGGACCAGGTCCTCCAGGTGCGCAACGTGTCCGCGCATCTGCTCGAGGAGTTGTCCGGCGCCGTATTGACGGTCCATGCGTCTGATCGCTTCGGTCTGGCCGGCGAGCAGCGACAGCAGCTCGGGGTCGGGGACGCGCTCCAATGACAGTCGGTTCTTGAGCTCGTCCTCGGCGCCGAGTCGCGTGGTGATTCCGGCGTCGACGAAGCCGAGCTCGACGTCGTCGCGGCCGAGTACTTCGCGCAGCAGGCTGCGGTAGAAGTCGTCGGGCACGGCCCGCCCGTTCTCCCAGCGCGAGACGCGCGACTTCAGCGTCTCCCGTGACGGGAGCTTGGTGCCCTTGCGTGCGCCGGCCTTGGTCAGTTCGGTGATCAGCTGGGTCTGTGACCATCCGTGCTGCAGCCGTGCGTCCTTGATCCGATTCGTCATCTCTCACCTCACCGCCGGCGACCTGCTACCAAGATCACCGCTGACGGCCCGGCCGAGACCGGTTGCGACAACCCACGACAATCAGAAACCCCGCGAATCGTCCTGACAAGAGGGTCACCCCGGTTTGTGAATAGCTCCGACGAAAAGTGCAGGCGGGACGCTCACATGCGCCGGACCGGTCCGGTCGTGGCGTGCGCGAGTGGCGCAGTCCGGCGCCGGACCGGCGGATTCGATGGCGGTTCGTCGTGTGGTCCAGGGGCCGTCTCGGGCCTCTGCGCCTTCGGTAGTAGCGGCGTAGCGGGCTGTTGTGCCGAGGTGTGTGCGAGCACTGCTTCGAGGACGTCCTCGGGGGACGCGGGATCCTGGTCGAGGTGCTCACCCGTGGTGTCGCTAATGGCGACGTAGACGGTGGTGCTGTGCCGGGCTCGGGTGAGGGCGACGTACAGCGCCTCGCGCGTCGTGCGGGTGGAAATCAGGGCGTGGGCAGTGTCAGCGGTGGCGCCCTGCGCGCGGGTGACGGTGGTGGCGTAGCCGAGTTCCACGTCGCGGGCGACGTACGCGGCAGGCAGTCGCGTGCTCGCGCCGGTGCCGGTGTGGCGTACGCCGAGCGAACCGTCGGCGTGCCGGGCGGTGACGGTCCAGTGGTCCCCGTTCTTGACGAAGGCGCCGCGGGTCAGGGAGAGGCGTCGGTCGTTGCGGCGGGTGACCACCACGTCGCCGACGCCAGCCCGGGTATGATCGTGCAGAGCGACTCCGTCAGCGTCGACGTCGCCGGTGGCCACTCGTGTGGCTCGAGCGCGTGAGTTGAGGCGTCGTACGTCGGCGGCGGTGTCGGCGATGAGGAGGCTACGTAGTCCGCGCTCGGTGTCGCGGGTCCAGGCGGTGAAGGCGTCGTGCGTCATGCCGGCGCGGATCCCTCCGTGGACGCGGTCCGCGCGGAGGTAGAAGTCGAGGCCGGCACGGTCACCGTTGCGGATCGCGAGTGTCGCGGCCGCCTCACCCGGGTCGGAGAAGCGGTGCAGGTCGGTAAGCTCGTACGTCGGCGTCTGTTGCGCCAGCAGCGACAGGGCACCTCCCGCCTCAACGGGTGACATCTGCGCCGGGTCCCCGAGCAGACGTACGAGTGCCCCGCGCTCGCGCGCATAGGTGATGAGCCAGTCGAGCATCTTCGTCCCGGCCATCCCGGCTTCGTCAACCAGGACGAGATCGCCTCGGCGCAGCGTGAACCACTCATCTGTGGTTGGCGCACCGTCCGCAGTCGGTTGCTCTTCGAACGTCGACTGGGTCAGGGCGTGGTGGAACTTGTGAAGGTTCTCCGCACGGCAGCCGAGCTCGGCAGACAGGACCTCGGCAGCTGACGCGGTGGGCGCGAGGGGGACGAGTCGCCTGCCTTCGCCTCTCCAGGCGTACGCGAGCGCCCGCATGGCCGTCGTCTTGCCCCCACCCGCCGGGCCGATACCGACGACGAGTCGACGAGGGTCGGAGGCGAACCCGACCGCGAGCGACCGCTGCGAGGCATCGAGCCCACCGCTCTCCGCCTGATCAAAGTCCGTGACCGCCGTCGACGCAGACTGCGGGTCCATCGCGTACGTCGTGGCTGCGGCGGCGTGGTCAAGCAGCCGGCGCTCGGCGTCGAGGATCCAAGGGACGGTCCACCGCCCCGCTCCATGCTGGGTCAGGACGCTGCTGCCATCACGTCGTCGTTGACCAGGATTCAGCGATGTCGTCGCGCTTGGCGTGCTGAGCTGCGCGTCGACGGTTGGAGTGAGCGCAGTGGCGAGGTCGGGGGAGAGGGCGCGATCGACAAGTGCGGTGGTGGCGATCTCACGATCTACGGCGGAAGCGAATCGGTGTGTACGCAACTGCCGTTCCGCCTCGGCGATGACGTTCCATCGGGTCCACGTCGACCGTCGTGCCGAGAGCTCAGACAGAACTCCCTGAGCCAGTTCATTCACGGTTCGGTTCTCAACGGCTGGATCTTTCGTCCGTCCGCTCAGCGGACGGCCGAGGGCCTCAAGCCGTGCAGCACCGACGACTTCGATGGCCTGCGTGCGCCAGTCTTGAATTTTCGCGGCCAGCGCGACGGGTGCCGGCTTGCCCTGCCGGGTCTCCAAGGTCGCCTGCTGAGCGAGGCGGAGGTTCGCCGTGTTGTCTGGGTCCCGGCCGTGCCGCAGGCGGTAGTCGACGGCGAGCTGATCGAGCCGGGTCTCGATCGCCGCTCGGCGTCGCGAGAAGTGCCGGATCAACGCAATGGGCACACCGTCGACCTCGCGGATGACCCGTTTCTGATCGCGACCGCTGCCCGGACGGTCGACGAACTCGACTCCGAGTCGGCGGACGATCTGGTCCTCGATGCGGGTGTTGTATCGCTCCGAGGCGGCGACGGCGGCTGCGTGGAGCGCTCGCGCGTCGAGCGCGAGCCACCTCGGGCATCCGTCGTCTCTGTCCTGCAGTGCGCGGACCTTGTTCGCGATGGCGACGTGTGTGTGGAGGTCGGGATCTCCGGCGCGCGAGTCGAAGTGATCGAACGCAGCGGCGATGAAGCCGCGGGTCTCGATCTGCTGCTCGCCCCGGTCACCGATGCGGGCGAAGGCGGTCTCTCGCTCGAGCCAGGCGAGGGTGTCAGCGACGGCGGCGTGATGCGCCTCTTCAACTTGTTCGCGAATCCACGCAGGCCCCAGGCCCCACAGGACAGATACCGACTTCACCGGCGTGAAGACGAGGTCGTACCCAGCGACCGGCTTGCGCTCCTTACGGCGCTCGGCCTGCTCGATCCGCTGTTGGATCGCGACGCTGGGGGAGTGGCCGAGCTTGGCTGTCAATGAGGCGATACGGGCAGCGACGCGTTCGGCGCGAGGCCCCAGGGGCGTGTACGCCGGGAACACGCGACCCAGCTTGGCGGCCTGAGCGGCTTCGGTAGCGGTGGCGCCAGCGGCTACTTCGAGCGCCACTATCTGCTCGGCATCCGGATGGAGCCCCTTGCCGAACAGGGCTCTCATCTGACGCTCTTCGACGATGCCGTCCACGCCCAGATCGTGCGCGCCAGAACCGATCCATCGCCCTGGCGGATTGCCTGACGCGACGTAGTAGTCCGCCAGAAGCTGGCCAGGAGAGCGGCCGATGTCCGCGGCGGCGACCTGCCGGGTGAGATAGGTGTAGCCGTCGCCTGCGTGAAGTTTGTGAAGGGTCATCACGGCGATTCGCCACCCGTGTCGAGGATCCTGGCCACGACCAACGGTCTCGCCGACGCTTGGCATGGAAAAGTTGCGGTCGGGTGTTCCCGCAGAACTCATTCTGCGATCCCTTGGCAGCGAGCCGAGCAGTCACCTGTACGCGCAGCAGCCGCGTGTGCGAAAGCAGCGCAGCCGTACCCCCGTTGTAAGGCCCCGCCGGCTCAAAGGCATCGGCGGGGTCTGGCAGCTCACCGCGGTCGATGTCGCGACCCGCACCGCGGTCGTGCAGCTGATCGTGGGGGACAAGACCGCAGCCGTCGCGGCGGCGTTCTTGGACCACCTCCGAAGGGCGCTGCGTCAGCACGGCATCGGCCTGGACGGTGTGCTCACCGACAACGGCCCGGAGTTCACCGGCAAGGCGTTCACGACCCGTGCCGCTGAGCTCGGGCTGACACATCACCGGATTCCGCCCCGGTCGCCGAACCACAACTCGGTGTGCGAGAGGTTCCACGGGACCGTGCTCGATGAGTTCTACCGGCCCCAATTCCACCGCGGGCGGGTCGATGACGTCAGGCTGCTGGACCGGTCGCTGCAGGCCTGGCTGGTCGACTACAACACCGCCCGCCCCAACCACGGCGCCTACATGGCAGGAAGGACACCCCTGGAGGTCAAGAAGCACCTCAAGAAGCGGCTGCGCAAGACTGCAGCCTGACCCATCACTCAGACGGTCACAGAGACAGCCACCTGTCATCCGCACCCGTGCGCCGGAAGCCCTAGGACAAGGTCCTAGCTTGAGGATGTACCGCCCCTGCCTTCGCGACACTAAGCAAACGGCTAAGCGCCTGGAAGCGCGGGGTCCACCCTTTAGCGATGACCTCGACATCCTGCCGACAACCGCATCTCGATCGACCGCAGGGTGCGCCATCGGGGGGCTATGGCTTGGACGGCGGCGATGACGCTGCCCGCGATCGGCGTGGGCGCCGCAGGTGGGATGGCCGCCATGTCGGCTGTTGAGCGCTTCCAGGCAAGCAGGGCTTCCAAGACGCTCCGCGGTACTGGGCGGTCATCCTCACCGTGTCGGTAGCGCTGGTCACCATGGGGCGTGGCCGTCGGGATGATTCGTGAGATCTGACGCGATCATGGGTCTGAGTGGCGGTGATGAGATGAGGTCACGCAGCTGCTCGGCGTCGGGTCGCCAAAGAAGATCGAAGCGGTGTCGGCAGGCCGCAGGCGACGTCGGTCGGCGGCCCGGAGCGACCAGCGTGAAGTCGGTGGGGGTTTGGCCGGTTCGACGGCCGCCAGCCCTTCAAGCGCTGAGACGACCTCACGCACCCGTCGAGGCCGCGCGCCACGCTCGTCACCCGACGCCAGCAGTCGGTGAAGTCTCGAACTCGAGAATCTTCGACTCGCAGCGGTGCGCGTGATGGCCCGCGCGGGTCAGCCCCCGGCAGGTACTGCCTTCACAGGGGTCAAGTCCCAGGTAGTGGTGTAGCGCTGCGTTCTCCTTCACCGGGTGGTTCAGGCGGTCAGTGAGGGCAGGTCGTCGCCTCCGATCTGGGCGTCGGTGTCGAGGACGGTGGTGAGTCTGCAGCGGGTGAGGACCTCGAGGCCGAGGTAGCGGCGGCCTTCGGCCCACTCATCGGTCTGCTCAGCCAGGACGGCGCCGACGAGCCGGACGATGGCTTCGCGGTTGGGGAAGATCCCCACGGCGTCGGTCCGGCGGCGGATCTCTCGGTTGAGCCGCTCGGCGGGGTTGTTGGACCAGATCTGGGACCACACGTCCTTCGGGAACGTGGTGAACGCCAGGATGTCGGCGCGGGCGCCGTCGAGGTGGTCGTGCACCGCGGGCAACCGCTGGTCGACGTAGTCGATGAGGCGGTCGAACTGCGCGTGCACCGAGTCGGCGTCGGGCTGGTCGTAGACCGAGTGGAGCATCGCCTTCACCGCCGGCCACATCGCCTTCGGCGTCACAGCCATCAGGTTCGCGGCGTAGTGCGTCCTGCAGCGCTGCCACACCGCGCCGGGCAGGTTCGCTGCGACCGCGTCGACGAGGCCGGCGTGGGCGTCGGAGGTGACGAGCCCGACCCCAGCCAGGCCGCGGGCGACCAGGTCGGCGAAGAACTCGTTCCAGGCGGCCCCGGTCTCGCTGGTCGCGACGCGCATGCCGAGGACCTCGCGGTGCCCGTCGCCGTTCACGCCGGTCGCGACGAGCACGACGGCGTTGACCACGCGGCCGCCCTCGCGGACCTTCATCGTCAGGGCGTCGGCGGCGACGAAGGTGAACGGCCCGGCCCCGTCGAGGGGTCGGTGGCGGAACTCCTCGACGTGCTGGTCGAGCTCGACCGCCATCCGGGAGACCTGGGACTTCGAGAGCGAGTCGATGCCGAGCTGCTTGACGAGCTTGTCCATCCGGCGGGTCGAGACGCCGGCGAGGTAGCAGTCCGCCACGACGGTGATGAGCGCTGACTCTGCGCGCTTTCGGCGCTCGAGGAGCCATTCGGGAAAGTAGGTGCCCTTGCGGAGCTTGGGCACGGCGACGTCGACGGTGCCGACGCGGGTGTCCAGCGGCCGGTGCCGGTAGCCGTTGCGCTGAGACGTGCGACCAGCGCTGGGGCGGCCATACTCGGCGCCGACCACGGCGTCGGCGTCGGCAGAGAGCAGTGCGTTGATCATCGTCTGCAGCAGCTGCCGCAACAGGTCAGGGCTCGCCTCGCCCAGGGCTTCTTCGAGGAGGCCTGCAGGGTCGACAATGTGTGGAGCGGTCATCGTGGGGTCCGTTCGAGAGAGCTGTGAGAGGTGAACTCGAAGGATCACGTGGTGGCCGCGTCCTCGTCCGGCCCCATGCCGGTGACGATCTGGGCGACCTCGCGCTACACCACTATCGGGGACTCAACTTTCACAGGTCGACAGCGGTTGTGATCTCGGTCCAGGAGTCGCCCTCGTCTTGCGAGATCAGGATCGCGCCGTCGATGGCGGCGAACCAGCGTTTGCTCCCGGTTTCGAGCGCCTGGGGCGCTCCCGGCAGCCGACCCCGCGACACCCAGGTGACCCCTTCGTCGACGCTCACCTGCACGTCGCCGTCGGGTCCCAGACCGACGAGCGCCCCGGGCTGCCAGTCGACCAGCGCGAGCGGAGGTGCCGTCGCGATGCGCTCGGGGGCGCGGCCGGACTGAAGGCGACGGAGGCCGCCGCGAGGGTCGGTGTACAAGACGACGCGACGTCCATCGGGGTCGGCCGCGAGGTCGACTGCTGGGACGCGTCCCCACGACTCCCATCGCGTCCCGTCACGCGAGACCAGCAGATCGCCCGACTGCGAGTCGAGGCCGTAGAACGTGCCGCCCACTGTCTCCAGGGCGTGGAAGTCCGCTTCGCCGCTCAGGGACACCGGAGTCCAGGTCCGTGCAGCGTCGGTCGACTCGATCAGTCCGAGGAACGTGGGAAGGTCCTCGCGCAGGTCCGGGTGCCCACTGGCCAAGAATCGATCGGGCCCGGCGATAGCGAAGGCCATGGTGTCCTGGTAGCGATCGGCGACCCGACTGAATCCGTCCGACTCCAGCCGGAAGACGCCCGTGTGCGACGCGACGTACAGACGGTCGTCTGCTGGATTGACCCCTAGGCCATGGACGTGGGCGAACCGGGTCCCCTGGGCGACGCCCGCGTCGTCTTCACCATCGACGGAACACGAGGCTGCGAGGAGCATCGCGACTGCGGCCAGAGTCGGCGCTACCTTCCAGCGACGGAGCCCCGGGTGGCGTCGATGTTGCCGATGCGTGGACTGACAGGTCATCGCACCTCCACGACACCCATCATGCCTCGATCCTCGTGGTCGAGGATGTGGCAGTGGTACACGCTGCTGCCCGTGTAGTCATCGAATGCGATGAGCACTTTCACCTCACCATCGGCAGGCACGTTGACCACATCGAGCCGCCCCACCTCGTTCCGGGGAGCGCCGTCCTCTTCGATGAGCTGCATGGGCCACACGTGGAGATGGAAGGGGTGGTCCATCGTGCTCGCGTTGCGGATCGTCCACTCCTCGACGGCTCCGGCGTCCACGCGCTGATCGACGCGGTTGGCGTCGTACGCTCTGCCGTCGAAGCCGAAACTCATGCCGCCACCCATCCCCATCATTCCGCCGCCGGTGGTCAGCGTCAGGGTCCGTCGTCTGGCGACCTGCTCGTCCCTGAGGTCGCGGAGGGCAGGGGCCGACAGCGTGGACGCAGAGAGAAGCCCCCTGCCATCCCGACCCTCCCGGCTCGACCCGCTCGTCACGACGGTGGCCAGCTCCACCTCCGGCGACACGGACCCGCCGAACATCCCTCCCATGCCGGCCGACCGGTTCACGGCCGCCGATACCAGCCGGGAACTGCCGCTGCCGGGCGTCACGAGGAGATCCGCCCGGTTGCCCGGAACGAGGTCGACCGACCTGACGTCGCGCGACTGGGGGAGCCGGTGCCCGTCGCGGCGGAGCAGCTGCAGCGAGTGGCCCGGCAGGCCGAGGCTGAGGTAGCGCGAAGAGCAAGCGTTGACGATCTGCCACCGCTCGGTCTCGCCGGTCGTGAGCTGGAGCCGGGGCATCACCTGTCCATTCAGGAGCACCTGGTCGCCCTCGCGGCCGGTCATGTGCTCCTCCATCGAGCCGCTGCGGACGGTGCCGTCACCGCCCAGGGTGATGTCGGAGACCACGATGAGCCGAGTGCGTGCGACAGGGACCCCGTCGTCCGACCCCTCGATGAGGATGGCGCCGTACAGCCCGGAGAAGACCTGCTCGGCGACGCTGCCGTGAAGGTGGGGGTGGTACCAGAAGAGTCCCGTCGGGTGGTCGGAGGGGATGCGGTACTCGTAGGCCTGCTCCTCGCCAGGGCCGACGGTCAGGAAGACGTTGTCGCTGCGACCCTCGGGTGAGACGTGCAGACCGTGGACGTGCAGGTTGGTCGGCTGGTCGAGGCGGTTCACCAGCTGGAGGCGGATCGTCTCGCCGGGGCGCGCTCGCAGCGTCGGTCCGGGAAGTCCGCCGTTGTAGCTCATCGTGCGTGCGGCGACGCCCCCCACCTCGTGCTCGGTCTCGGCCGCAACGAGGCGTGCGTCGAGGGTTCCGCCCGTGCTGCTCAGGACGGGGGGCTCCCTCAGGTCCTGGCCCGTCACGACGTCGAGGGTGCTGCGCTGGACGAAGAGTCCGGTGGCGCCCGTGACGGCGCTCGCGACTCCGAGCCCACCCAGAGCGAGAAAGCGACGACGACCGACAGGACGCATTCAGTCGCTGCCCATCGCGCGCTTGCGCCGTTCGTAGTCCTCGTCGTCGATCTCTCCGCGCGCGTAGCGCTGGTCCAGCAGTTCGCGCGCGGAGAGCTCAGACGAAGACGAAGGCGCCTGGGAAGACTTCTGGTCCCCGGTCCGGCCGCTGACACCCCCGAGCAGCGCCCAGACGACGACCACGACGATCAGCACCAGACCGATCATCATCAACAGGCCGAATCCCAGACCGGCGCCACCGCCCATCACTGACGGTCTCGCCGGGTGGTCGAGTCGAGGTTCCGGCGAATGCAGGTGAGGCGGGGGCCTCCCGGGGGGTGTGACACTGGATTCTCCTTCTTGACGCGGCGTTAGCGGCTGAGCTCAGGACTTGACGAGGCGGGCGATGGCGTCCGAGGCCTCTCGGATCTTGGCTCGAGCTGCGGCGTCATCTGCCTTGGCGGCATCGACGACGCAGTGCTTCAGGTGCTCGTCAAGCAAGCCCAGCGCGACGGACTGCAAGGCCTTCGTCATGGCGGACACCTGGGTGAGGATGTCGATGCAGTACTTCTCCTCCTCGACCATCCGCTGCAGCCCGCGGGCCTGTCCCTCGATGCGGCGAAGCCGCTTGAGGTAGCCGTCCTTGTCGTGGATGTAGCCGTGCTGGTGGTCTCCAGAGGAGGTCCCTGCACCCTCGCCAGGCGTCGTGTCCGCCACATCGACCTCTCCCCGGCGACACCGCCCGGCCCGAGCGTGCCTGGGCGTCGGCTCGTTCACCTGCCGTGTTGTCGTATTGATACTATACCCCCGCATAGTATCCCTGTTTGGAGCATCCGTCGCAGAACCCCGAGAGGAGCTGTCGTGCTGAGTCTCGTCACCCTGCTGGCCATGCTCGTCGCGGCAGGCCTGATGCTTGCGGCCTTCCACTGGAGCCTGGCCGACGCGCGGACCCCCCTCCTGGTGCTGCCGCAGGCGTCGGGCCGCGTGCCCACCCAGCACGCCCTGTCGCGCTACCACCCGCGGTGGTACGCCGCGAGCGTGGTGTTCCTGGCCTTCGACGTGGAGATGCTCTTCATGTACCCGTGGGCCGTCGTCGTCGCCGAGCTCGGTCCCGGGGCGGTCATCGAGATGTTCGTGTTCCTCGGCGTACTGCTCGCCGCCGTGGCCTGGGCGCGCCGCGAGGGGGCCTTCCGGTGGGCCTGAGGCGACGACTGGTCTCCGCAGCGACCGTCCGACCCCGCGTGTACGTCGTCGAGTCGCCCGGCGGCGCGGCCGTACGCATGGCGGTCGAGGACGAGCTCGACCGCCGGCACTGGCTGGCCGCCGAGAGCCCAGCCTCGGCCGACGTGCTGCTGCTGGCCGGCGCGACGCCCGCCGCCCTCGTCGACGCCGAGCAGCTGCTGTGGTCCCAGCTGCCCGGACCCCGCACCCGCACCACAATCACGGATGCGCGTGA
This region includes:
- a CDS encoding multicopper oxidase family protein, coding for MTGQDLREPPVLSSTGGTLDARLVAAETEHEVGGVAARTMSYNGGLPGPTLRARPGETIRLQLVNRLDQPTNLHVHGLHVSPEGRSDNVFLTVGPGEEQAYEYRIPSDHPTGLFWYHPHLHGSVAEQVFSGLYGAILIEGSDDGVPVARTRLIVVSDITLGGDGTVRSGSMEEHMTGREGDQVLLNGQVMPRLQLTTGETERWQIVNACSSRYLSLGLPGHSLQLLRRDGHRLPQSRDVRSVDLVPGNRADLLVTPGSGSSRLVSAAVNRSAGMGGMFGGSVSPEVELATVVTSGSSREGRDGRGLLSASTLSAPALRDLRDEQVARRRTLTLTTGGGMMGMGGGMSFGFDGRAYDANRVDQRVDAGAVEEWTIRNASTMDHPFHLHVWPMQLIEEDGAPRNEVGRLDVVNVPADGEVKVLIAFDDYTGSSVYHCHILDHEDRGMMGVVEVR
- a CDS encoding NADH-quinone oxidoreductase subunit A — protein: MLSLVTLLAMLVAAGLMLAAFHWSLADARTPLLVLPQASGRVPTQHALSRYHPRWYAASVVFLAFDVEMLFMYPWAVVVAELGPGAVIEMFVFLGVLLAAVAWARREGAFRWA
- a CDS encoding SHOCT domain-containing protein codes for the protein MGGGAGLGFGLLMMIGLVLIVVVVVWALLGGVSGRTGDQKSSQAPSSSSELSARELLDQRYARGEIDDEDYERRKRAMGSD
- a CDS encoding metal-sensitive transcriptional regulator; its protein translation is MHDKDGYLKRLRRIEGQARGLQRMVEEEKYCIDILTQVSAMTKALQSVALGLLDEHLKHCVVDAAKADDAAARAKIREASDAIARLVKS